In Sphaeramia orbicularis chromosome 1, fSphaOr1.1, whole genome shotgun sequence, a genomic segment contains:
- the c1h19orf67 gene encoding UPF0575 protein C19orf67 homolog, whose translation MTDNEGQVEVQLTSNSTSGSEVCLEVREICCGEEICCGEELPNDPQTEVDDPLVILANAALAPPCGDCTSRSCNLNDCSSMEVKGMESSVQSKQSILQVLMRKADDLHNCLVNGQSHFDKESLTAALQSFLYTCQPYFIHLESSARSTVHVCTPLSTDAYARHVQLLDLSQQLCDKLENLVLTYTSYGVLCLDESELNSVSHFYIGQFCLGQIRVTTFRYCKPTPYLARVNTGLYKRMRWNVQRLEYEMELQTDKEQCGESDNNTEYFFLCYEDVLVRHAESDRNIQGVPQSNMVRMWSIGKWVQVDPNPDTEDIYEWILCEVPKANYQTLLLLGTDEPSCCTATDFLQQLLLSDSRVI comes from the exons ATGACAGATAATGAAGGTCAGGTGGAGGTCCAGCTCACCTCAAACTCAACATCAGGATCCGAGGTTTGTCTGGAGGTGAGGGAGATCTGCTGTGGAGAGGAGATCTGCTGTGGAGAGGAGCTCCCAAACGACCCCCAGACAG AGGTGGACGACCCACTGGTAATACTGGCTAACGCTGCACTGGCGCCACCATGTGGTGACTGTACGTCCCGCAGCTGTAACTTAAACGACTGCAGCTCCATGGAGGTCAAAGGGATGGAGAGCAGCGTCCAGTCAAAACAGTCGATACTCCAGGTCCTCATGAGAAAAGCCGATGACCTGCATAACTGCCTCGTGAATGG ACAGAGCCATTTTGACAAAGAGTCTCTTACTGCTGCACTGCAAAGTTTCCTGTACACCTGTCAGCCTTATTTTATTCACCTGGAGTCCTCTGCTCGAAGCACTGTGCATGTGTGCACACCTCTGTCCACTGACGCCTACGCAAGG caTGTGCAGCTGTTGGACCTTTCTCAGCAGCTGTGTGACAAGTTGGAGAATCTTGTGTTGACCTACACCAGCTATGGCGTGCTGTGCTTGGATGAGAGTGAGCTGAA CAGTGTGTCTCACTTCTACATCGGCCAGTTCTGCCTAGGCCAGATCAGGGTGACCACGTTCCGTTATTGTAAGCCAACGCCATACCTGGCCCGGGTCAACACAGGACTGTACAAACGCATGCGCTGGAATGTACAGAGACTTGAGTACGAAATGGAGCTGCAGACGGATAAAGAGCAGTGTGGAGAGAGTGACAACAACACAGAGTA TTTCTTCCTGTGTTACGAAGATGTTCTGGTCCGCCATGCAGAATCTGACAGAAACATCCAAGGTGTTCCTCAAAGCAACATGGTCAGAATGTGGTCTATTGGTAAGTGGGTCCAagtggaccctaaccctgacacaGAAGACATATATGAATG GATCTTGTGTGAGGTTCCCAAGGCCAACTATCAGACACTGCTCTTACTAGGGACTGATGAACCGTCCTGCTGCACTGCTACAGACTTTCTGCAGCAGCTCCTGTTATCAGACAGCAGAGTGATCTGA